The Platichthys flesus chromosome 8, fPlaFle2.1, whole genome shotgun sequence genome has a window encoding:
- the flrt1b gene encoding leucine-rich repeat transmembrane protein FLRT1, translating into MAAESLAELRDWLFLLLLCLTLLAEVLELAAAAIAMETGEGDEGIVCPSVCRCDEGFIYCNDRGLSLIPPLPLTAAILYLQSNRLSNAGLPPSLERSNSIRVIYLYANQLDEFPLHLPPSLRELHLQDNNIRTLPRSSLAKLPLLERLHLDDNSISTVSIQERAFSGTPRLRLLFLSRNHLSSIPAGMPASLEELRLDDNRISTIPTHAFRGLSSLRRLVLDGNLLANTRIADDTFSRLSNLTELSLVRNALQSPPVKLPSAHLIKLHLQDNGMTHIPRGALDGMRRLQRLDLSGNNLTSLPRGLLKDTESLEMLLVRGNPWYCGCNLRWLHAWLHSRGAGVTVRGLTCQGPESVRGQILRDLNDLMEQCEGPPVGPSTGVGVNPAEKDGGSEDGVGGGQAVASEPHGSTTTSSLLVSTQGSLFTLRAKRPGIVMPLPPSEGGHISGEALELTVKPLSSDSVLVSWLCPQPVPSFRLSWLRLGSSASLGSITETLVPGERTQYLLNQLSPHSHYLICLLPLRQEHSFGGSSMGSSRSGSMDTDSKDSAPACAQIETGDALISSGGEGSDKDGQDSEITALPLAGIIGGATALVSLLLIFGIFCWYGQRAGYKSGDSGTYSRGRGGKTYDDYVESGTKKDTSILEIRAPPPGFQMTTMAHQPLQPKLEDVTYIHTIFPSSSSSSQANGTYRSTLGAGSLNGTILSQTSHHHVTYGTNRGYRDGGIPDIDYVYT; encoded by the coding sequence ATGGCAGCTGAGAGTCTTGCTGAGCTCCGCGACTGGCTCTTTCTGCTTCTCCTGTGCCTCACCTTATTGGCTGAGGTGCTGGAACTGGCGGCAGCGGCAATTGCCATGGAGACGGGCGAGGGAGATGAGGGCATTGTTTGTCCCTCAGTGTGCCGCTGTGATGAGGGCTTTATCTACTGCAATGACCGTGGCCTCAGCCTAATTCCTCCACTACCGTTAACAGCTGCCATCCTCTACTTGCAGAGCAACCGGCTGAGTAATGCCGGACTGCCTCCCTCACTGGAACGTAGTAATTCTATACGAGTGATTTACCTGTATGCTAACCAATTAGATGAATTCCCTTTACATCTCCCGCCTTCATTACGAGAGCTTCACTTGCAGGATAATAATATACGAACGTTACCGCGGTCAAGTTTGGCCAAATTACCATTGCTAGAACGTTTACACCTGGATGATAACTCGATATCAACGGTTAGCATTCAGGAGAGAGCTTTTTCGGGGACTCCAAGGCTTCGACTGCTGTTCCTGTCTCGAAACCACCTGTCAAGCATCCCTGCGGGCATGCCAGCTTCCTTGGAAGAGTTGCGACTTGACGACAACAGAATCAGCACCATCCCCACACATGCCTTCCGGGGGCTTTCCTCACTGCGACGCTTAGTCCTGGATGGGAACCTGTTGGCCAACACACGCATTGCAGATGACACCTTTTCCCGTCTCTCCAACCTGACGGAGCTGTCGCTGGTCAGGAATGCCCTGCAGTCACCACCTGTCAAACTGCCTTCAGCTCACCTGATAAAACTCCATTTGCAAGACAATGGAATGACCCACATACCAAGGGGGGCACTTGATGGGATGCGGCGGCTACAGAGGCTGGACCTGTCAGGAAACAATCTTACCAGTCTCCCCCGAGGACTTCTGAAGGACACAGAAAGCCTTGAGATGCTACTAGTGCGAGGAAACCCCTGGTACTGTGGTTGCAACCTTCGCTGGCTACACGCCTGGCTGCACAGCCGGGGGGCAGGAGTGACAGTCAGAGGTCTGACTTGTCAAGGGCCTGAGTCTGTAAGGGGCCAGATCTTGCGAGACCTAAATGACCTGATGGAGCAGTGTGAAGGCCCTCCTGTTGGTCCCAGCACTGGAGTCGGGGTGAACCCAGcagaaaaagatggaggaagtgaagatggtGTTGGAGGCGGACAAGCAGTGGCTTCTGAGCCACATGGCAGCACCACCACTTCCTCTCTGTTGGTCTCCACACAAGGTTCCCTCTTTACTCTGCGAGCCAAGCGGCCGGGCATTGTTATGCCTCTGCCTCCCAGTGAAGGAGGACATATATCTGGCGAGGCCTTGGAGCTGACTGTAAAACCTCTCTCTTCAGACAGTGTACTGGTCAGTTGGCTGTGTCCACAACCAGTACCCTCCTTCCGCTTGTCGTGGCTGAGATTGGGTAGCAGTGCATCTCTTGGTTCAATAACAGAGACTTTGGTTCCTGGGGAGAGGACACAGTATCTCCTTAACCAGCTCAGCCCACACTCACATTACCTCATCTGCCTGTTGCCACTACGACAAGAGCACTCATTTGGGGGTTCTAGCATGGGTTCATCGCGATCTGGCAGCATGGATACGGACAGTAAAGACTCagcccctgcttgtgctcaaatAGAGACTGGAGATGCTCTGATTAGCTCAGGAGGGGAGGGGTCTGATAAAGATGGCCAGGACTCAGAGATAACAGCCCTGCCATTAGCTGGGATCATAGGGGGTGCTACAGCATTGGTAAGCCTGTTGTTGATATTTGGCATCTTCTGCTGGTATGGACAGAGGGCAGGTTACAAGTCTGGGGACTCGGGCACATACAGCAGGGGCCGAGGTGGAAAAACTTATGATGACTATGTAGAATCGGGCACGAAGAAAGACACTTCCATTTTAGAGATTAGGGCCCCTCCTCCAGGGTTTCAGATGACAACTATGGCCCATCAGCCACTTCAACCGAAGCTGGAGGATGTCACCTATATCCACACaattttcccctcctcttcttcttcctcccaaGCTAACGGGACCTACCGGAGCACCCTCGGGGCTGGCAGCCTAAATGGCACCATTCTCAGCCAAACCAGCCACCATCATGTCACTTATGGCACCAACCGTGGCTACAGAGATGGTGGTATCCCCGACATAGATTATGTCTACACGTGA